One Halobacterium zhouii genomic region harbors:
- the hisH gene encoding imidazole glycerol phosphate synthase subunit HisH, whose product MSTTATDQTAASVVVVDYGLGNLRSVTRGLERAGASVSVSDDPGALDDADGIVLPGVGAFGDGMENAGPFRNALTDAANEGRPLFGICLGMQMLLTSSEEADREGQGDVEGLGLIPGRNVRFRGDVKVPHMGWNDLDVVRDHPLVEGVNGEYAYFVHSYYAEPDDSGHVVTETDYGVTFPSIVANDAGNVFGTQFHPEKSGETGLEILRNFVDICATQ is encoded by the coding sequence ATGAGCACGACCGCCACCGACCAGACGGCGGCGTCCGTCGTCGTCGTGGACTACGGGCTTGGGAATCTCCGCAGCGTCACTCGCGGCCTCGAACGCGCCGGCGCGAGCGTCAGCGTCTCCGACGACCCAGGCGCGCTCGACGACGCCGACGGCATCGTCCTGCCGGGCGTCGGCGCGTTCGGCGACGGCATGGAGAACGCCGGCCCGTTCCGTAACGCGCTCACGGACGCTGCAAACGAGGGGCGGCCCCTCTTCGGCATCTGTCTCGGGATGCAGATGCTGCTCACGTCCAGCGAGGAGGCCGACCGCGAGGGACAGGGCGACGTCGAGGGACTCGGCCTGATTCCCGGCCGGAACGTCCGCTTCCGCGGCGACGTGAAGGTCCCGCACATGGGCTGGAACGACCTCGACGTCGTTCGCGACCACCCGCTGGTCGAGGGAGTGAATGGAGAGTACGCGTACTTCGTGCACTCGTACTACGCCGAACCCGACGACAGCGGTCACGTCGTCACCGAAACGGACTACGGCGTCACCTTCCCGTCCATCGTCGCGAACGACGCCGGCAACGTCTTCGGCACCCAGTTCCACCCCGAGAAGTCCGGCGAGACCGGTCTCGAGATCCTCCGGAACTTCGTGGACATCTGCGCCACCCAGTAG
- a CDS encoding tRNA (guanine(26)-N(2))-dimethyltransferase encodes MDVTEGGVTVEVPEESGGGEGAASGVFFNPTQELNRDVTVAALAAYREREPRAESYLDAMAASGIRGARAAANGWDATLADLDADAVELARENLARNTLDGEVVERDANSLLHDHDRVFDVVDIDPFGSPIPFADAAFANARNLVCVTATDTAPLCGAHFESGVRKYSAVPRNTEYHAEMGLRVLLSALARTAARYDVGVTPILSHVSDHYVRTYLDLSHRATDANEAVEELGYVYHCQQCLHREHEYGLLADAPETCAHCGGPQVLTAGPLWLGPAHDREFVAAVHEQIPDDAGSAKRARKLLRTIEGELHEPTHFDQHRVYKQLSEPAIGMDEFLAQLRDAGLAATRTHFGGTTFKTDGTLADVEDAIA; translated from the coding sequence ATGGACGTGACGGAGGGCGGCGTCACCGTAGAGGTGCCCGAGGAGTCGGGCGGCGGTGAAGGCGCGGCGTCGGGCGTGTTCTTCAATCCGACGCAGGAGTTGAACCGGGACGTGACGGTGGCAGCGCTAGCGGCGTACCGGGAGCGCGAGCCACGCGCCGAGTCCTACCTCGACGCGATGGCGGCGTCGGGAATTCGCGGGGCACGAGCGGCGGCGAACGGGTGGGACGCGACGCTCGCGGACCTGGACGCCGACGCGGTCGAGTTGGCGCGAGAGAACCTCGCGCGCAACACCCTGGACGGTGAGGTGGTCGAGCGGGACGCGAACAGCCTGCTACACGACCACGACCGGGTGTTCGACGTGGTCGACATCGACCCGTTCGGGTCGCCGATACCGTTCGCGGACGCGGCGTTCGCGAACGCCCGGAATCTGGTCTGCGTGACGGCGACGGACACCGCGCCGCTGTGTGGCGCGCACTTCGAGTCCGGGGTGCGGAAGTACTCCGCGGTCCCGCGGAACACGGAGTACCACGCGGAGATGGGACTGCGGGTGTTGTTGTCGGCGCTCGCGCGGACGGCGGCGCGCTACGACGTGGGCGTAACGCCGATTCTGAGCCACGTAAGCGACCACTATGTGCGAACGTATCTCGACCTCTCGCACCGCGCGACTGACGCAAACGAAGCCGTAGAGGAACTCGGCTACGTCTACCACTGCCAGCAGTGTCTGCACCGCGAGCACGAGTACGGCCTGCTCGCGGACGCGCCGGAGACGTGCGCGCACTGCGGCGGCCCGCAGGTCCTCACGGCGGGGCCGCTCTGGCTCGGGCCGGCCCACGACCGGGAGTTCGTCGCCGCGGTGCACGAACAGATACCGGACGACGCCGGGTCCGCGAAGCGCGCACGGAAGCTCCTGAGGACTATCGAGGGCGAACTCCACGAGCCGACACATTTCGACCAGCATCGCGTCTACAAGCAGCTATCGGAGCCCGCCATCGGGATGGACGAGTTCCTGGCGCAGTTGCGGGACGCCGGCCTCGCTGCGACCCGGACGCACTTCGGTGGCACGACGTTCAAGACGGACGGGACGCTTGCGGACGTCGAGGACGCGATAGCGTAG
- a CDS encoding GNAT family N-acetyltransferase: protein MTTVEYGATAEELCALYREYDWWSDRDEADVRRSLRHTDETVLLRESDASDAENGSVHPVAAARVLTDYTFYAMVYDVIVTEDRRGEGVGEELMAAVRDHPRLQDVNPSLLAREGLVPFYEDCGFEVMDENIEHPDGDPESLSWLVHSRE from the coding sequence ATGACCACGGTCGAGTACGGCGCGACCGCCGAGGAACTGTGCGCGCTCTACCGCGAGTACGACTGGTGGAGCGACCGCGACGAGGCCGACGTGCGCCGGTCGCTCCGGCACACGGACGAGACGGTGCTCCTGCGCGAGAGTGACGCCAGCGACGCCGAGAATGGTTCGGTCCACCCGGTCGCCGCCGCTCGCGTGCTGACGGACTACACGTTCTACGCGATGGTGTACGACGTGATTGTCACTGAGGACCGCCGCGGTGAGGGCGTCGGCGAAGAGTTGATGGCCGCCGTCCGCGACCACCCCCGGTTGCAGGATGTGAACCCCTCGCTGCTCGCGCGCGAGGGTCTCGTCCCGTTCTACGAGGACTGCGGCTTCGAGGTGATGGACGAGAACATCGAACACCCGGACGGCGACCCGGAGTCGCTGTCGTGGCTGGTGCACTCCCGAGAGTGA
- a CDS encoding substrate-binding domain-containing protein yields MDRRKFLKVAGATGVAGMSAGCIGQFGSQPYVDGTMQFLMSPTEPQDQMRAQYSPVKKRLNSYVDSVDKVTIDYAADYSATLNAMNSGTADVAETGPFAAALGVKTNKADIILQRKAYGGWTYKSVIVTKEDSDIQKTSDLKGKTVAFADPLSASGSLYPLYMMKKAGISIPNSPGSEAGANFTPQWSTHASAIEALNTGQADAAGVGYFIASGDQPDGYAKGLREVEATDGIPRAPIIVSPKLSDEEKDNIATAFTEAPQSMYYGADGKEDTDKKSDNPDDDLWFSGVRKRGVETYQPVIDVANELGYGQDVFKSGTSSE; encoded by the coding sequence ATGGACCGACGGAAGTTCCTCAAAGTGGCGGGTGCGACGGGCGTAGCCGGCATGAGCGCCGGTTGCATCGGACAGTTCGGCAGCCAGCCGTACGTGGACGGCACGATGCAGTTCCTCATGTCGCCCACCGAGCCCCAGGACCAGATGCGGGCACAGTACTCGCCGGTCAAGAAGCGGCTGAACAGCTACGTCGACTCCGTCGACAAGGTCACCATCGACTACGCCGCAGACTACTCCGCGACCCTCAACGCGATGAACTCCGGCACCGCGGACGTCGCGGAGACTGGCCCGTTCGCGGCGGCCCTCGGCGTGAAGACGAACAAGGCCGACATCATCCTCCAGCGGAAGGCCTACGGCGGGTGGACGTACAAGTCCGTCATCGTCACCAAGGAGGACTCAGACATCCAGAAGACCTCGGACCTCAAGGGCAAGACCGTGGCGTTCGCTGACCCGCTCTCCGCGTCCGGGTCGCTGTACCCCCTGTACATGATGAAGAAGGCGGGCATCTCGATTCCGAACTCGCCGGGCAGCGAGGCGGGCGCGAACTTCACCCCGCAGTGGTCGACCCACGCCAGCGCCATCGAGGCGCTCAACACCGGCCAGGCCGACGCGGCGGGCGTCGGCTACTTCATCGCCTCCGGCGACCAGCCGGACGGATACGCGAAGGGGCTCCGGGAGGTCGAGGCCACGGACGGTATTCCGCGCGCACCGATAATCGTCAGCCCGAAGCTCTCCGACGAGGAGAAGGACAACATCGCGACGGCGTTCACCGAGGCGCCCCAGTCGATGTACTACGGCGCCGACGGCAAGGAGGACACCGACAAGAAGTCCGACAACCCCGACGACGACCTCTGGTTCAGCGGCGTGCGCAAGCGCGGCGTCGAGACCTACCAGCCCGTCATCGACGTGGCGAACGAACTCGGCTACGGTCAGGACGTCTTCAAGAGCGGCACGTCCTCCGAGTAA